A window from Bradysia coprophila strain Holo2 chromosome X unlocalized genomic scaffold, BU_Bcop_v1 contig_20, whole genome shotgun sequence encodes these proteins:
- the LOC119068881 gene encoding cyclic AMP response element-binding protein B isoform X6 translates to MDSMVEENGNSSLDPLGDGTSIATSVSDGSAPQQTTSGTTILTTTANIVQFIPATNNQVLYNANQSSVIQTATNMQPLTLAKSGILYLNKGNSVIHTTPGIQVQVKPEPATMNQLQGTDTNSEDSYSDDDSPKRRRDLLTRRPSYHRILKDITGPDIAVLPAATLQITNVQGSDGLHAIQTSGSGTIVQYTTSSQDGQQFFVPGEWTEDQSRKREIRLQKNREAARECRRKKKEYIKCLENRVAVLENQNKALIEELKALKELYCQQKSD, encoded by the exons ATGGATAGTATGGTAGAAGAAAACGGAAATTCGAGTTTAGATCCCCTAGGGGATGGGACATCAATAGCCACATCAGTGTCGGATGGTTCAGCACCACAACAAACCACATCGGGCACAACCATTTTAACAACAACcgcaaatattgtacaatttatTCCAGCCACTAACAATCAGGTACTCTACAAT GCCAATCAATCTTCAGTCATACAAACAGCAACAAATATGCAGCCGTTAACACTAGCTAAAAGTGGCATCCTCTATTTGAATAAAGGCAATTCCGTCATACACACCACACCCGGAATACAAGTGCAG gtcaaacCAGAACCAGCAACGATGAATCAATTACAAGGCACAGACACTAATAGTGAAGACAGTTACTCGGACGACGATTCACCTAAACGACGGAGAGATTTACTTACACGACGACCATCCTATCATAGGATTTTAAAAGACATCACTGGCCCAGATATAGCTG TACTACCAGCAGCAACtttacaaattacaaatgTTCAAGGTTCTGATGGGCTACATGCGATTCAGACAAGTGGTAGCGGAACTATTGTACAATATACGACATCGAGTCAGGATGGTCAGCAGTTTTTTGTGCCCGGTGAGTGGA CAGAAGATCAGTCCCGAAAGAGAGAAATTCGATTGCAAAAGAACAGAGAGGCCGCCCGTGAATGTAGACGCAAAAAGAAGGAATACATCAAGTGCCTGGAAAATCGTGTGGCTGTActggaaaatcaaaataaagcCCTCATCGAGGAGCTGAAGGCACTGAAAGAATTGTATTGTCAACAGAAGAGCGACTAA
- the LOC119068881 gene encoding cyclic AMP response element-binding protein B isoform X16: protein MDSMVEENGNSSLDPLGDGTSIATSVSDGSAPQQTTSGTTILTTTANIVQFIPATNNQANQSSVIQTATNMQPLTLAKSGILYLNKGNSVIHTTPGIQVQVKPEPATMNQLQGTDTNSEDSYSDDDSPKRRRDLLTRRPSYHRILKDITGPDIAGSDGLHAIQTSGSGTIVQYTTSSQDGQQFFVPAEDQSRKREIRLQKNREAARECRRKKKEYIKCLENRVAVLENQNKALIEELKALKELYCQQKSD, encoded by the exons ATGGATAGTATGGTAGAAGAAAACGGAAATTCGAGTTTAGATCCCCTAGGGGATGGGACATCAATAGCCACATCAGTGTCGGATGGTTCAGCACCACAACAAACCACATCGGGCACAACCATTTTAACAACAACcgcaaatattgtacaatttatTCCAGCCACTAACAATCAG GCCAATCAATCTTCAGTCATACAAACAGCAACAAATATGCAGCCGTTAACACTAGCTAAAAGTGGCATCCTCTATTTGAATAAAGGCAATTCCGTCATACACACCACACCCGGAATACAAGTGCAG gtcaaacCAGAACCAGCAACGATGAATCAATTACAAGGCACAGACACTAATAGTGAAGACAGTTACTCGGACGACGATTCACCTAAACGACGGAGAGATTTACTTACACGACGACCATCCTATCATAGGATTTTAAAAGACATCACTGGCCCAGATATAGCTG GTTCTGATGGGCTACATGCGATTCAGACAAGTGGTAGCGGAACTATTGTACAATATACGACATCGAGTCAGGATGGTCAGCAGTTTTTTGTGCCCG CAGAAGATCAGTCCCGAAAGAGAGAAATTCGATTGCAAAAGAACAGAGAGGCCGCCCGTGAATGTAGACGCAAAAAGAAGGAATACATCAAGTGCCTGGAAAATCGTGTGGCTGTActggaaaatcaaaataaagcCCTCATCGAGGAGCTGAAGGCACTGAAAGAATTGTATTGTCAACAGAAGAGCGACTAA
- the LOC119068881 gene encoding cyclic AMP response element-binding protein B isoform X15 — protein MDSMVEENGNSSLDPLGDGTSIATSVSDGSAPQQTTSGTTILTTTANIVQFIPATNNQAQSVIQANQSSVIQTATNMQPLTLAKSGILYLNKGNSVIHTTPGIQVQVKPEPATMNQLQGTDTNSEDSYSDDDSPKRRRDLLTRRPSYHRILKDITGPDIAGSDGLHAIQTSGSGTIVQYTTSSQDGQQFFVPEDQSRKREIRLQKNREAARECRRKKKEYIKCLENRVAVLENQNKALIEELKALKELYCQQKSD, from the exons ATGGATAGTATGGTAGAAGAAAACGGAAATTCGAGTTTAGATCCCCTAGGGGATGGGACATCAATAGCCACATCAGTGTCGGATGGTTCAGCACCACAACAAACCACATCGGGCACAACCATTTTAACAACAACcgcaaatattgtacaatttatTCCAGCCACTAACAATCAG GCTCAATCTGTAATACAGGCCAATCAATCTTCAGTCATACAAACAGCAACAAATATGCAGCCGTTAACACTAGCTAAAAGTGGCATCCTCTATTTGAATAAAGGCAATTCCGTCATACACACCACACCCGGAATACAAGTGCAG gtcaaacCAGAACCAGCAACGATGAATCAATTACAAGGCACAGACACTAATAGTGAAGACAGTTACTCGGACGACGATTCACCTAAACGACGGAGAGATTTACTTACACGACGACCATCCTATCATAGGATTTTAAAAGACATCACTGGCCCAGATATAGCTG GTTCTGATGGGCTACATGCGATTCAGACAAGTGGTAGCGGAACTATTGTACAATATACGACATCGAGTCAGGATGGTCAGCAGTTTTTTGTGCCCG AAGATCAGTCCCGAAAGAGAGAAATTCGATTGCAAAAGAACAGAGAGGCCGCCCGTGAATGTAGACGCAAAAAGAAGGAATACATCAAGTGCCTGGAAAATCGTGTGGCTGTActggaaaatcaaaataaagcCCTCATCGAGGAGCTGAAGGCACTGAAAGAATTGTATTGTCAACAGAAGAGCGACTAA
- the LOC119068881 gene encoding cyclic AMP response element-binding protein B isoform X8 — protein MDSMVEENGNSSLDPLGDGTSIATSVSDGSAPQQTTSGTTILTTTANIVQFIPATNNQANQSSVIQTATNMQPLTLAKSGILYLNKGNSVIHTTPGIQVQVKPEPATMNQLQGTDTNSEDSYSDDDSPKRRRDLLTRRPSYHRILKDITGPDIAVLPAATLQITNVQGSDGLHAIQTSGSGTIVQYTTSSQDGQQFFVPGEWTEDQSRKREIRLQKNREAARECRRKKKEYIKCLENRVAVLENQNKALIEELKALKELYCQQKSD, from the exons ATGGATAGTATGGTAGAAGAAAACGGAAATTCGAGTTTAGATCCCCTAGGGGATGGGACATCAATAGCCACATCAGTGTCGGATGGTTCAGCACCACAACAAACCACATCGGGCACAACCATTTTAACAACAACcgcaaatattgtacaatttatTCCAGCCACTAACAATCAG GCCAATCAATCTTCAGTCATACAAACAGCAACAAATATGCAGCCGTTAACACTAGCTAAAAGTGGCATCCTCTATTTGAATAAAGGCAATTCCGTCATACACACCACACCCGGAATACAAGTGCAG gtcaaacCAGAACCAGCAACGATGAATCAATTACAAGGCACAGACACTAATAGTGAAGACAGTTACTCGGACGACGATTCACCTAAACGACGGAGAGATTTACTTACACGACGACCATCCTATCATAGGATTTTAAAAGACATCACTGGCCCAGATATAGCTG TACTACCAGCAGCAACtttacaaattacaaatgTTCAAGGTTCTGATGGGCTACATGCGATTCAGACAAGTGGTAGCGGAACTATTGTACAATATACGACATCGAGTCAGGATGGTCAGCAGTTTTTTGTGCCCGGTGAGTGGA CAGAAGATCAGTCCCGAAAGAGAGAAATTCGATTGCAAAAGAACAGAGAGGCCGCCCGTGAATGTAGACGCAAAAAGAAGGAATACATCAAGTGCCTGGAAAATCGTGTGGCTGTActggaaaatcaaaataaagcCCTCATCGAGGAGCTGAAGGCACTGAAAGAATTGTATTGTCAACAGAAGAGCGACTAA
- the LOC119068881 gene encoding cyclic AMP response element-binding protein B isoform X14 yields MDSMVEENGNSSLDPLGDGTSIATSVSDGSAPQQTTSGTTILTTTANIVQFIPATNNQAQSVIQANQSSVIQTATNMQPLTLAKSGILYLNKGNSVIHTTPGIQVQVKPEPATMNQLQGTDTNSEDSYSDDDSPKRRRDLLTRRPSYHRILKDITGPDIAGSDGLHAIQTSGSGTIVQYTTSSQDGQQFFVPAEDQSRKREIRLQKNREAARECRRKKKEYIKCLENRVAVLENQNKALIEELKALKELYCQQKSD; encoded by the exons ATGGATAGTATGGTAGAAGAAAACGGAAATTCGAGTTTAGATCCCCTAGGGGATGGGACATCAATAGCCACATCAGTGTCGGATGGTTCAGCACCACAACAAACCACATCGGGCACAACCATTTTAACAACAACcgcaaatattgtacaatttatTCCAGCCACTAACAATCAG GCTCAATCTGTAATACAGGCCAATCAATCTTCAGTCATACAAACAGCAACAAATATGCAGCCGTTAACACTAGCTAAAAGTGGCATCCTCTATTTGAATAAAGGCAATTCCGTCATACACACCACACCCGGAATACAAGTGCAG gtcaaacCAGAACCAGCAACGATGAATCAATTACAAGGCACAGACACTAATAGTGAAGACAGTTACTCGGACGACGATTCACCTAAACGACGGAGAGATTTACTTACACGACGACCATCCTATCATAGGATTTTAAAAGACATCACTGGCCCAGATATAGCTG GTTCTGATGGGCTACATGCGATTCAGACAAGTGGTAGCGGAACTATTGTACAATATACGACATCGAGTCAGGATGGTCAGCAGTTTTTTGTGCCCG CAGAAGATCAGTCCCGAAAGAGAGAAATTCGATTGCAAAAGAACAGAGAGGCCGCCCGTGAATGTAGACGCAAAAAGAAGGAATACATCAAGTGCCTGGAAAATCGTGTGGCTGTActggaaaatcaaaataaagcCCTCATCGAGGAGCTGAAGGCACTGAAAGAATTGTATTGTCAACAGAAGAGCGACTAA